Genomic segment of Gemmatimonadaceae bacterium:
CGCGATTCGATCGAGCTCGGCGTCCGTCGAAGCGATGTAGTCGAGCGCCGGCTGAGCTCCGCCCGATCTCGCCACGCTGTCGACGCTGGCGATCGCCTGCCTGACTTGCTGGAGCGCTTCCCAGGCCTGCGCGTTCGATGTGCCCGGGCGAGCCGTGACGTTGTCGATCTCGTTTCCGAGCTGTTTTCGCAGCGCGAGCGAAACCTCTTTGGCAAGCGTGTCCTGCAACGCGAACAGGTCGGACCGCGATTTTTCGAACGTCTTGGATGCCAGCTGATTTCCGTCCACGGCGTCGACCAGCTGAACCTTCACGCGCAACCGGTCACCCGACTGCGCGACGGACCCGCTCACGATCGTACCGACCTTGAGCGCCTTCCGAAGACTGTCGGGCGAAACGTTCTTTCCTTTGTAGGGCGCGACACCGTTTCGCGATGTCACCTTGAGCTGTTTGACCGCGCCCAGCTCGTCGATGAGCGACTCGGTCAGCCCATCCGACAGTGCGCGAAGTTTTCCGTCGGATTGGTCATCGAAGTACAGCACCGCGATGTGGTTCGGATCGGAATCCGTTCCGATTCGACTGGCCTGCCCGCCCCGATGACTGAAATGGACCGCCGCCCACGCGATGGCAGCGAGCACCGGCACGGCCATGCCGCCGATGAGCGCGTATCGCTTCCACGAGGCCTGCGCCTGACGTGCCCTGCGGCGCTGCGTCGTCGTTCGCCGCTTGCCTCCCGTCTTGCGAGCCGCCGTCGTGCCCCCGGTCATGATCTCGCGCAGGGCCTCGGCCATGTCGCCCGCGCTCGCAAATCGATCGGCGGGAAGCTTCGCGAGCGATTGTAGGACGATGTCTTCCACCTCTTCCGGCACGGTCCCTCGGACGATCACGAGCGACGGCACTTCGTCGAGCGCGTGGCGGGCGATGATCGATTGCGCCGTCGGTCCGGAAAACGGCGGCTGCCCCGCGATCATCTCGTAGAGCACGCAGCCGAGGCTGTAAATGTCGCTGCGTCCGTCGATTCCCGGATCGGCCATCGCCTGTTCGGGACTCATGTATGTCGGCGTGCCGAGCGTGACGCCGGTGCTCGTCAGCCTGGCGCCGCCTCCCTCGGTGATCGCGCGCGCGATGCCGAAGTCGGCGACGAGCGCCTCGCCGTTTTGCAGGAGAATGTTCTCGGGCTTGATGTCGCGGTGAACGATTCCCTGTTTGTGGGCGTAGTCGAGCGCCGACGCCACCTGATACGCGATGCGCAGCGCGTCCTGCAGCGGTAGCTGTCTCTCGCGCTCGAGACGCTTGTGGATCGTCTCGCCGGCGATGAACGGCATCACATAGTAGAGATGCCCTTCGTACTCACCGAAGTCGTCGATCGCGAGGATGTAGGGGTGACTGAGGCGCGAGACGACGTCGATCTCCCGGCGGAATCGCTCGGGTCCCATCGCGAACGCAAGCTCCCCGAGGAGGACCTTGATCGCGACGTCGCGATTCAGCTTGAGATCATGAGCGAGCCAGACGACCGCCATCCCTCCGCGGCCGACCTCTCTCTCGAGACGGTAACGCTCTCCGAGCAACGTCTGAGGTTGCAAGGAGCGCAACTGCGTGTCAGTCATCGCCTTGTCACTGCGTGGCTAGAGCCATCATAGTGTAGCGCTTCGATGCGGGCAAGACGACCGACGCCCAATTTTCCGGTCCGTACGGCCGCTCCGCGGAATAAGTTCCCCCTACCTATGAATCACGAGATTCGGTCCAACTTAGACGTCAGCGACGAGGAAATGCGTCGCCTCAGCCTCCGCGTTGTCGACGCAGTCGTCACGCATCTCGCAACCCTTCGCGACCAGCCCGCGCAGAAGTCGCTTTCCCGCGCCGAGGCCAGAGCGATGATCGCCGGGCCCGCGCCCGAGAAGGGAATACCGTTCGACGAGATCCTCTCCTTTCTCGACAAACAGGTCTTTCCGAACCACGCGCGCGAGCCGCATCCGCACTTCATGGGGTACATCCCCAGCTCGCCAACGTTCCCCGCCGTGCTCGGCGACTGGCTCGCCACCGGCTACAACTTTTTCGCCGGCGTCTGGTCCGTGGCGTCCGGACCGAACGAGATCGAGCTCACCGTGCTCGATTGGTTTCGTCAGTGGCTCGGCATGCCGGACGGAACGAGTGGTCTCATCACCTCCGGTGGGTCGACGGCGACGCTCACCGCGCTCGTCGCGGCCCGGCACGCCGCCGATCCGTCCGCGACCGCGCTGTCGCGGATGACGCTCTACACGTCGGACCAGGCTCATTCGTCGGTCGAGCGGGCGGCGTGGATCGTCGGCATTCCACGCGGGAACGTTCGCGCGGTCGCGAGCGACGAGGACTTCCGCATGCGCGTCGCCGAGCTGCGCGACGCGATCGCCGCCGACCGGGCGGCGGGGATGAAGCCGTTCGCGATCATCGCCAGCGCCGGAACGACGAGCACAGGCGCCGTGGATCCGCTGACCGAGATCGCGGACGTCTGTGCGGAGGAGTCGCTCTGGTTTCATGTCGACGCTGCGTACGCAGGGTTCGCCGCGCTCACGGAGTCGGGCGCGAAAACGCTTCGCGGCATCGCGCGCGCGGATTCAGTGACACTGGACCCCCACAAATGGCTCTTCGTGCCGTTCGAATGCGGCTGCCTGCTCGCGCGCGACCCGCGGCGCCTCGAGGAAGCGTTCAGCGTTCATCCGGAGTATCTCACCGATGTGAGAGCGCGTGAACACGAGGTGAACTTCGCCGACCTCGGGCCGCAGCTGACACGCGCCGCGCACGCGCTCAAGGTCTGGACGTCGATCAACTACTTCGGCGTCGCGGGAATGCGCGAAGCGATCGCGCGCGGCATCCGCCGCGCGGAGCACGCGGAGCGACGGCTGTCGAGCATGGCAGGGTTCGAGATCCTGTCGCCAGCGCAATTCGGCGTCATCTGTTTTCGCGCCAGGCCGGACGGCTCGACCGACGACCAGGAATTGAACGCGCTCAACGAGCGGATCAACGCGCGGGTGAACGCCAGCGGCCGGTTCCTGACCTCGTCCACGCGATTGCGGGGGCGCTTCTCGCTGCGCCTTTGTACCCAGGTCCATCGGATGACCGAAGACGACGTCGATGAGGTTCTCGAGGCCATGGCGGAGGCCCTGGACCACGAGTGGGGTGGTGTGACCGAGTCGCGCGCGGCCGGGGTTCAGCAACGTTGACCGCTCGTCGCCGGGCATTGCGCCGGACGTGAGCGACCAGGGATAATTCCCTACTCGCGTGTCACCCTGCTATGCGTCGAATCCTACAAATCGTTCTTCCTTTGGCCGCGGCTGCGGCGTGCGGATCGGACAACCCAACCTCGACCGGCGACGGAACGGGCGGCAACAACAACGGGACGGCGTATAGCGTTTCCGCCGACTCGACCTTCCTCGACAGGACGGCGCCCATCGGGACGGCACTCAGCTCGACGGTCCACGTCGAGCTGGGGGGAGTGGCCGCGCCCAACGTGACCGTCAGCTGGTTCCCGGCGGCCGGCAGCGGCACGACGAACGCCAAAACCTCGACGACCGACGGCAGCGGCAACGCATCGATCATCTGGACCCTGGGCGACACGGCTCGCGTCAACACGCTCACCGCGACCGCGGGGACCGGCTCGGTCAACCTCACGGCGACTTCGACTCCCGGAGCGCCGAATGCGATATCGCCCGCCAGCGCGGATTCGACGACGCTCGTCGCTGGGGCGAGCACGTTGATCAGCGTGCGCGTCGTCGACGCCTTCGGAAATCGCGTCTCGGGAGTCACCGTCGCCTGGTCGGCGACGGGCGGTTCGCTCAGCGTCCAGAATTCGACCACGGGCGCGGCAGGAAACGCGGACGTCGTGTTCATCACCGCTGCGACGCCAGCAACCTATTCGGTGACGGCCACCGCGCCGGGCCTCAGCCCGGTTTCCTTCAAGGTCATCGGCTTTTGAAATACAAGTGCGCGGAAGGAGCGGATTTCGCGGACAAGAGCCGCCTGGTCCTGTTCACGCCTCGGGCGTGAGTAGGCAGGCGTATTTGCAGAAGACCGAGAAGGCGCTCACCGCCGACACGATGAATCCGGCGCGTCCGTCGCGCCATCCGCTGTACACGAAATAGTCGCGGAAGAAGCGCCACGCCGGCCGCGCGACCACATCGCTCACGCGGGCCCGTCTCCCACGCGACCGCATGTCCTCCGCGGCCCACTTCGCGTATTTCGCGATCTTCACCACCTGGTGCGCCAGATCGCGGTACGGATAGTGGATGAGATCTCCCTCGAGCTCGCCAACGTCATTCGAGTCGATTCGCTCGTGGACTCGCGACTGGTTGAACCGCTGATCGCTCGAGAAAACTCGAATCTTCCAGTCGCGTCCCCACGGTCCGTGGCGAAGCTCGCGCCCCAGGTGCCAGTTGCGCGAGCGCACACGATACGCCGAAAAGCGCGGCGAGCCGGTCAGGCACAGATCCGCGATCGAATCGCGCAGCTCGGGCGTGACCATCTCGTCCGCGTCGAGGGCGAGGATCCACGGATTGCGCGCGGTTTCGATCGCCGCGTTCCGTTGTGCGCCGATCGTCGTGCCCGTCACGGTCATCACCCGAGCGCCGGAGCCGCGAGCGATGTCTGGCGTGCCGTCCGTCGAGCCCGCATCGGCGACGATGACCTCGTCGGCCCAATGAACCGTCTCGATGGCCGAGCGAATCCGCGGCGCCTCGTTGAGCGTCGGAATCACCACCGAAATCGGAATGCGCGGGGACGATTGGATCATGCGCGGACAGGAGGCGCGGAGGCGCTTGGGTTTACCAATGAATCGGGAACGCCGGGTTCGGCGTTCCCGATCGTGGCGCTGTCCGTCGATTCCCGGCGACCGCTCGCAGGGGATCCGCGGAGCAGGCGGCGCTTCTTCGCGTCCTTATGCTACGCGCGGACCCGGGCTGGACGTTGACTGTCGCTACCGATGCCCACCGCGGACGACTCCGCCGCCTCTCGGAAAACCGCTGATCGGTCTGTTGATACCGACCGGGCCGCGGCGGAACGGGAAGTTCGGCCGGAAGAACGGCCGGTTGATGTTGCCGGTGAGAATCGGCGCCGACGAGAACGGATAGAAGAAGTTGTACGGATAGGGGTAATACGGATTCGAGAAATCCATGTACGGAGACGGATTCCCGTTGTACGCCGAGAGCTGGTTGGTCGGATAGCACGCGACCGCTGTGCAATACGTCGGCGACATCGGCTCTGGCGTGACCTGTTCCTGCGTCACGACGACGGATGGTTGCTGCGCCGGCTGGATCACGATCACCTGCGGAGGCGTTTGTCCGTAGGCCATTCCAGCCGTGGCGCGAAGGTATGCGTCGGGATCGTAGCCTGGCGCTTCGGCCCCCGGCTGCGGCGACCACGCGACCATGGCCTGGAGAACGCCGCGCGGCACGTTGGCGCGGAAGAGCGCCGCGACTTCGTTGCCGTTCAAGCTGAAGCGTTGTCCGCTCGCGACGATCAGGCTGGAAACGGTCGACGAATCGACGTGGCGCAGCGCATCGATCACGTCCGCCACCGTCATTGGAGACGCCGCTGCCGCGCGCGCCGTCGTCGACGTCATCCGCCGAGACTCGAGCGCGTTGAAGACTTCTGATGGGGCGCTCGAGGGAACTCCCGC
This window contains:
- a CDS encoding Ig-like domain-containing protein; translation: MRRILQIVLPLAAAAACGSDNPTSTGDGTGGNNNGTAYSVSADSTFLDRTAPIGTALSSTVHVELGGVAAPNVTVSWFPAAGSGTTNAKTSTTDGSGNASIIWTLGDTARVNTLTATAGTGSVNLTATSTPGAPNAISPASADSTTLVAGASTLISVRVVDAFGNRVSGVTVAWSATGGSLSVQNSTTGAAGNADVVFITAATPATYSVTATAPGLSPVSFKVIGF
- a CDS encoding aminotransferase class I/II-fold pyridoxal phosphate-dependent enzyme; translation: MRRLSLRVVDAVVTHLATLRDQPAQKSLSRAEARAMIAGPAPEKGIPFDEILSFLDKQVFPNHAREPHPHFMGYIPSSPTFPAVLGDWLATGYNFFAGVWSVASGPNEIELTVLDWFRQWLGMPDGTSGLITSGGSTATLTALVAARHAADPSATALSRMTLYTSDQAHSSVERAAWIVGIPRGNVRAVASDEDFRMRVAELRDAIAADRAAGMKPFAIIASAGTTSTGAVDPLTEIADVCAEESLWFHVDAAYAGFAALTESGAKTLRGIARADSVTLDPHKWLFVPFECGCLLARDPRRLEEAFSVHPEYLTDVRAREHEVNFADLGPQLTRAAHALKVWTSINYFGVAGMREAIARGIRRAEHAERRLSSMAGFEILSPAQFGVICFRARPDGSTDDQELNALNERINARVNASGRFLTSSTRLRGRFSLRLCTQVHRMTEDDVDEVLEAMAEALDHEWGGVTESRAAGVQQR
- a CDS encoding serine/threonine-protein kinase, which encodes MTDTQLRSLQPQTLLGERYRLEREVGRGGMAVVWLAHDLKLNRDVAIKVLLGELAFAMGPERFRREIDVVSRLSHPYILAIDDFGEYEGHLYYVMPFIAGETIHKRLERERQLPLQDALRIAYQVASALDYAHKQGIVHRDIKPENILLQNGEALVADFGIARAITEGGGARLTSTGVTLGTPTYMSPEQAMADPGIDGRSDIYSLGCVLYEMIAGQPPFSGPTAQSIIARHALDEVPSLVIVRGTVPEEVEDIVLQSLAKLPADRFASAGDMAEALREIMTGGTTAARKTGGKRRTTTQRRRARQAQASWKRYALIGGMAVPVLAAIAWAAVHFSHRGGQASRIGTDSDPNHIAVLYFDDQSDGKLRALSDGLTESLIDELGAVKQLKVTSRNGVAPYKGKNVSPDSLRKALKVGTIVSGSVAQSGDRLRVKVQLVDAVDGNQLASKTFEKSRSDLFALQDTLAKEVSLALRKQLGNEIDNVTARPGTSNAQAWEALQQVRQAIASVDSVARSGGAQPALDYIASTDAELDRIAAMDKKWAAPVVLKGMNAVKRLSLFANAQPQQIPKWLDEGSKDAEQALQVAPNDPPALELRGDIGYFRWAFNQTPDPTNSRKLLDQAEADLRAATTATPMQASAWNALSYVLNSKNKFSDAKLAAQRAYESDPYLKDADRTVWRLFQNSVAIGNRTESEKWCAFGRQRFPTSFRFSECRLWVYQLPGEKISADSVWASYREFIDRVPASQKPYNQLKGGMLVALGLLRAGVSPDSARAVANRSRGDSQIDPSASLLLYEAYFRAQVGDKSDAIRLLTKFFASNPPQQAFAKDDDSWWWEPIRNDAAYKALVGETR
- a CDS encoding glycosyltransferase family 2 protein, producing MIQSSPRIPISVVIPTLNEAPRIRSAIETVHWADEVIVADAGSTDGTPDIARGSGARVMTVTGTTIGAQRNAAIETARNPWILALDADEMVTPELRDSIADLCLTGSPRFSAYRVRSRNWHLGRELRHGPWGRDWKIRVFSSDQRFNQSRVHERIDSNDVGELEGDLIHYPYRDLAHQVVKIAKYAKWAAEDMRSRGRRARVSDVVARPAWRFFRDYFVYSGWRDGRAGFIVSAVSAFSVFCKYACLLTPEA